From a region of the Equus przewalskii isolate Varuska chromosome 2, EquPr2, whole genome shotgun sequence genome:
- the RAB42 gene encoding ras-related protein Rab-42, with the protein MEAGGCLYQFRIALLGDAAVGKTSLLRRYVAGAPGAPQPEPEPEAEPPTVGVEFYSRALQLPAGPRVKLQLWDTAGHERYRCITRSFYRNVVGVLLVFDVTNRKSFEHIPDWHQEVMATRGPDKAIFLLVGHKSDLQSTRCVSAQEAEELATSLGMAFLETSAKNNCNVDLAFDTLADAIQQALQQGDIKLEEDWGGVRLIHKTQIARSTSRKQHPGPCHC; encoded by the exons ATGGAGGCTGGGGGCTGCCTCTACCAGTTCCGGATCGCGCTGCTGGGGGACGCGGCCGTGGGCAAGACGTCGCTGCTGCGGCGCTACGTGGCGGGCGCGCCCGGGGCCCCGCAGCCGGAGCCCGAGCCCGAGGCGGAGCCGCCCACGGTGGGCGTCGAGTTCTACAGCCGCGCGCTGCAGCTGCCGGCCGGGCCGCGCGTCAAGCTGCAGCTCTGGGACACGGCGGGCCACGAGCGCTACAG GTGCATCACCAGGTCCTTCTACCGGAACGTGGTGGGTGTCCTGCTGGTCTTTGATGTGACAAACAGGAAGTCCTTTGAACACATCCCAGACTGGCACCAGGAGGTCATGGCCACTCGTGGCCCCGACAAGGCCATCTTCCTGCTGGTTGGCCACAAGAGTGACCTGCAGAGCACCCGCTGTGTCTCGGCTCAGGAGGCAGAGGAACTGGCCACCTCCCTGGGCATGGCCTTCCTGGAGACCTCAGCCAAAAATAACTGCAACGTGGATCTGGCTTTTGACACCCTTGCTGATGCCATCCAGCAGGCCCTGCAGCAGGGGGACATCAAGCTGGAGGAGGACTGGGGGGGTGTCCGACTTATCCACAAGACCCAAATCGCCAGGTCCACCAGCAGGAAGCAGCACCCAGGCCCATGCCACTGTTGA